Proteins encoded in a region of the Pseudomonas sp. PDNC002 genome:
- the gltX gene encoding glutamate--tRNA ligase: MTTVRTRIAPSPTGDPHVGTAYIALFNLCFARQHGGQFILRIEDTDQVRSTRESEQQIFDALRWLGIEWDEGPDVGGPHGPYRQSERGAIYKQYSEELVEKGHAFPCFCSSERLDALRAEQQARKETPRYDGHCMHLPKEESAKRIAAGESHVVRMKVPTEGVCVVPDMLRGDVEIPWDRMDMQVLMKADGLPTYFLANVVDDHLMGITHVLRGEEWLPSAPKLIKLYEYFGWEQPVLCYMPLLRNPDKSKLSKRKNPTSITFYERMGLLPQALLNYLGRMGWSMPDEREKFSLAEMIEHFDLSRVSLGGPIFDIEKLSWLNGQWIRELSVEDFAKEVQKWALNPEYLMKIAPHVQGRVENFSQIAPLAGFFFSGGVQLDAKLFEHKKLDATQVRQVLQLVLWKLEALRQWEKDRITATIQAVAEHLGLKLRDVMPLMFPAITGQASSVSVLDAMEILGADLSRYRLRQALELLGGASKKEAKEWEKIRDAIGS, encoded by the coding sequence ATGACCACAGTCCGCACCCGTATCGCGCCGTCTCCCACCGGCGACCCGCACGTCGGCACCGCGTATATCGCGCTGTTCAACCTCTGCTTCGCCCGCCAGCATGGCGGTCAGTTCATTCTGCGCATCGAGGACACCGACCAGGTGCGTTCGACCCGCGAATCGGAACAGCAGATCTTCGACGCGCTGCGCTGGTTGGGCATCGAGTGGGACGAAGGCCCGGACGTCGGCGGCCCGCATGGCCCGTATCGCCAAAGCGAGCGTGGTGCCATCTATAAGCAGTACAGCGAAGAGTTGGTCGAGAAAGGCCACGCCTTCCCCTGCTTCTGCTCCTCCGAGCGCCTCGACGCGCTGCGTGCCGAGCAACAGGCGCGCAAGGAAACCCCGCGCTACGACGGCCATTGCATGCACCTCCCGAAGGAAGAGTCGGCCAAGCGCATCGCCGCCGGCGAATCCCACGTGGTGCGTATGAAGGTGCCGACCGAGGGTGTCTGCGTGGTGCCGGACATGCTCCGTGGTGACGTCGAAATCCCGTGGGACCGCATGGACATGCAGGTGCTGATGAAGGCTGACGGCCTGCCCACCTACTTCCTCGCCAACGTGGTCGACGACCACCTGATGGGCATCACCCACGTCCTGCGTGGCGAAGAGTGGCTGCCCTCGGCGCCCAAGCTGATCAAGCTGTACGAGTACTTCGGCTGGGAACAGCCGGTGCTCTGCTACATGCCGCTGCTGCGTAACCCGGACAAGAGCAAGCTGTCCAAGCGCAAGAACCCCACCTCCATCACCTTCTACGAGCGCATGGGCCTGCTGCCCCAGGCGCTGCTGAACTACCTCGGCCGCATGGGCTGGTCCATGCCCGACGAGCGCGAGAAGTTCAGCCTGGCGGAGATGATCGAGCACTTCGACCTGTCCCGCGTGTCCCTGGGCGGGCCGATCTTCGACATCGAGAAGCTCTCCTGGCTGAACGGCCAGTGGATTCGCGAGCTGTCCGTCGAGGACTTCGCGAAGGAAGTGCAGAAGTGGGCGCTCAACCCCGAGTACCTGATGAAGATCGCCCCGCACGTGCAAGGCCGCGTGGAAAACTTCAGCCAGATCGCTCCGCTGGCCGGCTTCTTCTTCAGCGGCGGCGTGCAGCTGGACGCCAAGCTGTTCGAACACAAGAAGCTCGATGCCACCCAGGTTCGCCAGGTGCTGCAACTGGTGCTGTGGAAGCTCGAAGCGCTGCGCCAGTGGGAAAAGGACCGCATCACCGCGACCATCCAGGCGGTGGCTGAGCATCTGGGTCTCAAGCTGCGTGACGTGATGCCGCTGATGTTCCCGGCCATCACCGGGCAGGCCAGCTCGGTATCGGTGCTCGACGCCATGGAAATCCTCGGCGCCGACCTGTCGCGCTATCGCCTGCGCCAGGCCCTGGAGCTGCTGGGCGGCGCGTCGAAGAAAGAAGCCAAGGAGTGGGAAAAGATCCGCGACGCCATTGGCTCGTGA
- a CDS encoding LysR family transcriptional regulator, producing the protein MGLDDALIFTRVVELHSFTQAAQSLGMQKSTVSRRIALLEERLGVRLINRTTRKLRLTEVGQAYYDRCRQIMHDFAEAEQAVMQLQQAPSGLLRITAPIEFGQMYLAKVLGDFMNLYPQITAEVELTSRNVDPLEEGVDIVIMVGQPEDSTLIARRMLTTNRCLCASPDYLALHGRPETVEELTGHRAVLLQADSQRYWPLRGETVPCHRVLSCNNITFAREAVLAGAGIASLPELIVDEQLASGRLVRVLPETQLPVGELYAVYPSRRFQAMKVKAFLDFLINNLPIDPGRWLEPKAARLIPSHP; encoded by the coding sequence ATGGGGCTGGATGATGCGCTGATCTTCACTCGCGTCGTGGAGCTGCACAGTTTTACCCAGGCGGCGCAAAGCCTGGGCATGCAGAAATCGACGGTGAGCCGGCGTATCGCCCTGCTGGAAGAGCGCCTGGGCGTGCGGCTGATCAACCGCACGACGCGCAAGCTGCGCCTGACCGAGGTGGGCCAGGCGTATTACGACCGCTGCCGGCAGATCATGCATGACTTCGCCGAGGCCGAGCAGGCGGTGATGCAGCTGCAGCAGGCGCCGTCGGGATTGTTGCGGATCACCGCGCCCATCGAGTTCGGCCAGATGTACCTGGCCAAGGTGCTGGGCGACTTCATGAACCTTTATCCGCAGATCACTGCCGAGGTTGAACTCACTTCGCGCAACGTCGATCCGCTGGAGGAAGGCGTGGATATCGTCATCATGGTCGGCCAGCCGGAGGACTCGACCCTGATCGCCCGACGCATGCTGACCACCAATCGCTGCCTGTGCGCCAGCCCGGACTACCTGGCGCTGCATGGCCGCCCGGAAACCGTCGAGGAACTGACCGGTCACCGTGCCGTGCTGTTACAGGCCGATTCCCAACGCTACTGGCCGCTGCGTGGGGAAACCGTGCCATGCCACCGGGTGCTGTCGTGCAATAACATCACCTTCGCCCGTGAAGCCGTGCTGGCAGGGGCGGGGATCGCCTCACTGCCGGAGCTGATCGTTGACGAGCAATTGGCCAGCGGCCGACTGGTGCGGGTGCTGCCGGAGACCCAGTTGCCGGTCGGCGAACTCTACGCGGTCTATCCGTCGCGGCGCTTCCAGGCGATGAAGGTGAAGGCTTTCCTCGATTTCCTGATCAACAACCTGCCCATCGATCCCGGTCGTTGGCTGGAGCCGAAGGCGGCCCGCCTGATACCATCGCATCCATGA
- a CDS encoding HlyD family secretion protein — MPAQLQRRLTVFFVILAVVALAFLARWYFIGRFVETTDNAYVQGEITRIASQLGARVDEVLVQDNQHVEKGQLLVKLEAADFQLALDRAKATLATREAELEQARSKLKGQTSMIAASAADVNASQATLGRTEVDLGRAQALRKPGYVSEERVTTLAADSNVARSQVAKAQADLQAQRVQRETLGTDVQRLQAQIESARADIAQAEINLARTEIHAPVSGLVGQRGARVGQYVQVGSPLLSLVPDDGIWVQANFKETQIGKMRPGQTAKLVFDSFPDQPIEGQLQSLFAASGAQFSLLPPDNATGNFTKVVQRIPVKITFADDNPLKGLIRPGMSVEAEVELRVR; from the coding sequence ATGCCCGCACAATTACAACGCCGCCTGACCGTGTTCTTCGTCATCCTCGCCGTGGTCGCCCTCGCCTTCCTGGCGCGCTGGTACTTCATCGGCCGCTTCGTCGAGACCACCGACAATGCCTACGTGCAGGGCGAGATCACCCGCATCGCCAGCCAGCTCGGCGCCCGCGTCGACGAGGTTCTGGTGCAGGACAACCAGCACGTGGAGAAAGGCCAGTTGCTGGTGAAACTGGAAGCCGCTGACTTCCAGCTCGCCCTGGACCGCGCCAAGGCCACCCTGGCCACCCGCGAGGCGGAATTGGAGCAGGCGCGCAGCAAGCTCAAGGGCCAGACCAGCATGATCGCGGCCAGCGCGGCCGACGTGAATGCCAGCCAGGCCACCCTTGGCCGCACCGAAGTCGATCTCGGTCGCGCCCAGGCACTGCGCAAGCCCGGCTATGTGTCGGAAGAACGCGTCACCACCCTGGCCGCCGACTCCAACGTCGCGCGCTCCCAGGTCGCCAAGGCCCAGGCTGATCTGCAGGCCCAGCGCGTACAGCGCGAAACCCTGGGCACCGACGTCCAGCGCCTGCAAGCACAGATCGAGAGCGCCCGCGCCGATATCGCCCAGGCCGAGATCAATCTCGCCCGCACCGAGATTCACGCGCCGGTCAGCGGCCTGGTCGGCCAGCGCGGCGCCCGCGTCGGCCAATACGTGCAGGTCGGCAGCCCATTGCTGTCGCTGGTGCCGGACGACGGCATCTGGGTCCAGGCCAACTTCAAGGAAACCCAGATCGGCAAGATGCGCCCCGGCCAGACCGCCAAGCTAGTGTTCGACTCCTTCCCCGACCAGCCCATCGAGGGCCAGCTACAGAGCTTGTTCGCCGCCTCCGGCGCACAGTTCAGCCTGTTGCCGCCAGACAACGCCACCGGCAACTTCACCAAGGTCGTGCAGCGTATTCCGGTCAAGATCACCTTCGCCGACGACAACCCGCTCAAGGGCCTGATCCGCCCGGGCATGTCCGTCGAGGCCGAGGTCGAGCTGCGTGTCCGCTGA
- a CDS encoding MDR family MFS transporter translates to MFSAMLGAFMAVLDIQITNSSLKDIQGALAATLEEGSWISTSYLVAEIIMIPLTAWLVQLLSARRLAWMISVGFLFSSLLCSFAWNLESMIVFRAMQGFTGGALIPLAFTLALIKLPEHHRPKGMALFAITATFAPSIGPTLGGWLTENFGWEYIFYINIPPGLLMIAGLLYGLEKKPPHWELLKSTDYAGIVTMAIGLGCLQVFLEEGHRKDWLESNLIVSLGSIALVSLILFVILQTSRPNPLINLGILRNRNFGLSSISSIGLGMGLYGSIYVLPLYLAQIQGYNAMQIGEVIMWMGVPQLFLIPLIPKLMKIIEPRLLCAVGFGLFGMASFFSGVLNPDFAGPQFNQIQLLRALGQPMVMVTISLIATVYLQPQDAGSASSLFNILRNLGGAIGIALLATLLDSRAKVYYDYLREAVVPVNGAVDERLAQLTSQLGTQQAALGKISEIVHQQAAIMAYNDAFHAIGIVLAVSMVAVLLTRPLPAGMGAGAGAGAH, encoded by the coding sequence GTGTTCAGCGCCATGCTCGGCGCCTTCATGGCGGTCCTCGACATCCAGATCACCAACTCCTCGCTGAAGGACATCCAGGGCGCACTGGCCGCGACTCTGGAGGAAGGCTCGTGGATCTCCACCTCCTACCTGGTGGCAGAAATCATCATGATCCCGCTCACCGCCTGGCTGGTGCAGCTGCTCTCGGCACGCCGGCTGGCGTGGATGATCTCGGTCGGGTTTCTGTTTTCCTCGCTGCTCTGCTCGTTCGCCTGGAACCTGGAGAGCATGATCGTGTTCCGCGCCATGCAGGGCTTCACCGGCGGTGCGCTGATTCCGCTGGCCTTCACCCTGGCGCTGATCAAGCTGCCGGAACACCACCGCCCCAAGGGCATGGCGCTGTTCGCCATCACCGCCACCTTCGCGCCCTCCATCGGCCCGACGCTGGGCGGCTGGCTGACCGAGAACTTCGGCTGGGAATACATCTTCTACATCAACATCCCACCAGGCCTGTTGATGATCGCCGGGCTGCTCTACGGCCTGGAGAAGAAGCCGCCGCACTGGGAACTGCTGAAAAGCACCGACTACGCCGGCATCGTCACCATGGCCATCGGCCTGGGCTGCCTGCAGGTATTCCTGGAAGAGGGCCACCGCAAGGACTGGCTGGAATCGAACCTGATCGTCAGCCTGGGCAGCATTGCTCTAGTCAGCCTGATCCTCTTCGTGATCCTGCAGACGTCACGGCCGAATCCGCTGATCAACCTGGGCATCCTGCGCAACCGCAACTTCGGGCTGTCGAGCATTTCCAGCATCGGCCTGGGGATGGGACTGTACGGTTCGATCTACGTGCTGCCGCTCTATCTCGCGCAGATCCAGGGCTACAACGCCATGCAGATCGGCGAAGTGATCATGTGGATGGGCGTGCCGCAGCTGTTCCTCATTCCGCTGATTCCCAAGTTGATGAAGATCATCGAGCCGCGCCTCCTCTGCGCCGTGGGCTTCGGCCTGTTCGGCATGGCGAGCTTCTTCTCCGGCGTGCTCAACCCGGACTTCGCCGGACCGCAGTTCAACCAGATCCAGCTGCTGCGCGCCCTCGGCCAGCCGATGGTGATGGTCACCATCTCTCTCATCGCCACGGTCTACCTGCAGCCGCAGGATGCGGGCTCGGCTTCCAGCCTGTTCAACATCCTGCGCAACCTGGGCGGCGCCATTGGCATTGCGCTGCTGGCGACGTTGCTGGATAGCCGCGCCAAGGTCTACTACGACTACCTGCGCGAAGCGGTGGTGCCGGTGAACGGCGCCGTGGATGAGCGCCTGGCACAGCTGACTTCGCAGCTGGGAACGCAGCAGGCCGCGCTGGGCAAGATCAGCGAGATCGTCCACCAGCAGGCGGCAATCATGGCCTACAACGACGCCTTCCATGCCATCGGCATCGTGCTGGCAGTCAGCATGGTGGCGGTACTGCTGACGCGCCCGCTGCCGGCGGGCATGGGGGCTGGCGCGGGAGCCGGGGCGCACTAA
- a CDS encoding amino acid aminotransferase yields the protein MSLFSAVEMAPRDPILGLNEAFNADTRPGKINLGVGVYYNEEGRLPLLRAVQAAEKARIEAHAPRGYLPIEGIAAYDSGVQKLLFGADSELLAEGRVVTTQAVGGTGALKTGADFLKRLLPNATVAISDPSWENHRALFEAAGFPVQNYRYYDAATHGVNRAGLLEDLNALPSQSIVVLHACCHNPTGVDLTMDDWKQVLDVLKAKGHVPFLDIAYQGFGDGIDEDASAVRLFAQSGLNFFVSSSFSKSFSLYGERVGALSVVTDSREESARVLSQVKRVIRTNYSNPPTHGASVVASVLNSPELRSVWEEELGEMRTRIRAMRVAMVEQLAAQGAKRDFGFVAQQRGMFSYSGLTAEQVERLKNEFGIYAVGTGRICVAALNNGNLDTVTRAIVQVL from the coding sequence ATGAGTCTGTTCTCCGCTGTCGAAATGGCCCCTCGCGACCCGATCCTGGGCCTGAACGAAGCTTTCAACGCCGATACCCGTCCGGGCAAGATCAACCTGGGCGTGGGCGTGTACTACAACGAGGAAGGTCGCCTCCCGTTGCTGCGCGCCGTACAGGCCGCGGAGAAGGCCCGCATCGAGGCTCACGCCCCGCGCGGCTACCTGCCGATCGAAGGCATCGCCGCCTACGATTCGGGCGTACAGAAACTGCTGTTCGGTGCTGATTCCGAGCTGCTGGCCGAAGGCCGCGTCGTGACCACCCAGGCCGTCGGCGGCACCGGCGCGCTGAAAACCGGCGCCGACTTCCTCAAGCGCCTGCTGCCCAACGCCACCGTCGCCATCAGCGACCCGAGCTGGGAAAACCACCGCGCGCTGTTCGAAGCTGCCGGCTTCCCGGTGCAGAACTACCGCTACTACGACGCCGCCACCCACGGCGTGAACCGTGCCGGCCTGCTGGAAGACCTCAACGCCCTGCCCTCGCAGTCCATCGTGGTGCTGCACGCCTGCTGCCACAACCCGACCGGCGTCGACCTGACCATGGACGACTGGAAACAGGTTCTGGACGTGCTGAAAGCCAAGGGCCACGTGCCGTTCCTGGACATCGCCTACCAGGGCTTCGGCGACGGCATCGACGAAGACGCCTCCGCTGTGCGCCTGTTCGCCCAGTCCGGCCTGAACTTCTTCGTCTCCAGCTCCTTCTCCAAGTCGTTCTCGCTGTACGGCGAGCGCGTTGGCGCCCTGTCGGTCGTGACCGACAGCCGCGAAGAGTCGGCCCGCGTCCTGTCCCAGGTCAAGCGCGTGATCCGCACCAACTACTCCAACCCGCCGACCCACGGCGCCAGCGTCGTTGCATCCGTGCTGAACAGCCCGGAACTGCGCTCGGTCTGGGAAGAAGAACTGGGCGAAATGCGCACCCGCATCCGCGCCATGCGCGTGGCCATGGTCGAACAACTGGCTGCCCAGGGCGCCAAGCGCGATTTCGGCTTCGTAGCCCAGCAGCGCGGCATGTTCTCCTACTCCGGCCTGACCGCCGAGCAGGTTGAGCGCCTGAAGAACGAGTTCGGTATCTATGCTGTAGGCACCGGCCGTATCTGCGTCGCCGCGCTGAACAACGGCAACCTGGACACCGTCACTCGCGCCATCGTCCAGGTGTTGTAA
- a CDS encoding ComEA family DNA-binding protein, with product MKKSLLSIASMILLASLSFGGIAQAATNTEPAVKPAAEASAPTAKASSSQEEAVNINTASVEELQKSLKGIGKVKAQAIVDYRAANGPFATIDQLLEVKGIGKATLEKNRDRITL from the coding sequence ATGAAAAAAAGCCTGCTTTCCATTGCAAGCATGATCCTGCTGGCGAGCCTCTCGTTCGGAGGTATCGCTCAGGCGGCTACCAACACCGAGCCGGCTGTGAAGCCTGCAGCCGAGGCGTCCGCTCCGACCGCGAAAGCGTCTTCCTCGCAGGAGGAGGCGGTGAACATCAACACTGCGTCCGTCGAAGAGTTGCAGAAATCGTTGAAGGGGATCGGCAAGGTCAAGGCCCAGGCGATCGTCGATTACCGCGCGGCCAATGGCCCCTTCGCCACGATCGATCAACTGCTGGAAGTGAAGGGCATCGGCAAGGCCACCCTGGAGAAGAACCGCGACCGGATTACGCTCTAA
- a CDS encoding nucleoside-diphosphate sugar epimerase/dehydratase → MLRERLLRLPRRYKRLLQVATDITLVWFSLWLAFIVRLGADDLVYPLRVHSWLFATAPVVAIPLFIRFGMYRAVMRYLGNDALIAIWKAVTVSALLLSLVVYWNRSVTEAVPRSLVLNYWWLSLLMIGGLRLAMRQYFMGGWYSAVQAMPFLKQQDGLPKVAVYGAGSAGNQLVAALRLGRAMRPVAFIDDDDEIANRVIAGLRVFKPKHLQQMIDETGAQEVLLAVPSATRSRRREILGLLEPYPVHVRSVPGFIDLANGRVRVDDIQEVDIADLLGRDPVEPRKELIEHCIRGEVVMVTGAGGSIGSELCRQILGSTPTVVVLFEHSEYNLYRVHQELENRIKRESLPVQLVPILGSVRDPERLLDVMRTWKVATVYHAAAYKHVPIVEHNISEGVLNNVIGTLHTAQVAVQAGVQHFVLISTDKAVRPTNVMGSTKRLAEMILQALSQESAPVLFGDKSGVHQVNKTRFTMVRFGNVLGSSGSVIPLFREQIKRGGPVTVTHPGITRYFMTIPEAAQLVIQAGSMGRGGDVFVLDMGQPVKILELAERMIHLSGLSVRSDRTPHGDISIEFSGLRPGEKLYEELLIGDNVSATEHPMIMKANEELMPWEGFKLVLADLLKAVDQGNYARVRQLLRETVSGYCPEGEIVDLIHQQRRMEP, encoded by the coding sequence ATGCTCCGAGAACGCCTTTTGAGGCTTCCGAGACGATACAAGCGGCTTTTGCAGGTCGCCACAGACATCACCCTGGTGTGGTTCTCCCTCTGGCTGGCGTTCATCGTGCGTCTGGGCGCGGACGACCTGGTCTATCCGTTGCGCGTGCACAGCTGGCTGTTCGCCACCGCGCCGGTAGTGGCCATCCCGCTGTTCATCCGTTTCGGCATGTACAGGGCGGTCATGCGCTATCTGGGCAACGACGCGCTGATCGCGATCTGGAAGGCCGTCACGGTCTCGGCGTTGCTGCTGTCGCTGGTGGTCTACTGGAATCGCTCGGTCACCGAGGCGGTTCCCCGTTCGCTGGTGCTGAACTACTGGTGGCTCAGCCTGCTGATGATCGGTGGGCTGCGTCTGGCCATGCGGCAATATTTCATGGGCGGCTGGTACAGCGCCGTCCAGGCGATGCCTTTCCTCAAGCAGCAGGACGGCCTGCCGAAGGTGGCTGTCTACGGCGCCGGCTCCGCCGGTAACCAGCTGGTCGCCGCGCTGCGCCTGGGGCGGGCGATGCGTCCGGTCGCATTCATCGATGACGATGACGAGATCGCCAACCGGGTGATCGCCGGCCTGCGAGTGTTCAAGCCCAAGCACCTGCAGCAGATGATCGACGAAACCGGTGCGCAGGAAGTGCTGCTGGCGGTTCCGTCCGCCACCCGCTCGCGCCGTCGCGAGATTCTCGGTCTGCTCGAACCCTATCCGGTCCATGTGCGAAGCGTTCCGGGCTTCATCGACCTAGCCAACGGCCGGGTGCGCGTGGATGACATCCAGGAAGTCGACATCGCCGACCTGCTCGGCCGCGACCCTGTGGAGCCGCGCAAGGAACTGATCGAGCACTGCATCCGCGGTGAAGTGGTGATGGTGACGGGAGCGGGCGGTTCCATTGGCTCGGAGCTCTGTCGCCAGATCCTCGGCTCGACGCCGACCGTCGTGGTCCTGTTCGAACACAGCGAATACAACCTGTACCGCGTGCATCAGGAGCTGGAGAACCGCATCAAGCGTGAATCCCTGCCGGTGCAACTGGTGCCCATCCTCGGGTCGGTGCGCGATCCGGAGCGCCTGCTGGATGTCATGCGTACCTGGAAGGTTGCCACCGTCTACCACGCGGCCGCCTACAAGCATGTGCCCATCGTCGAGCACAACATCTCCGAAGGCGTCCTGAACAACGTCATCGGCACCCTGCACACCGCGCAGGTAGCGGTACAGGCTGGTGTGCAGCATTTCGTGCTGATTTCCACTGACAAGGCGGTGCGTCCGACCAATGTGATGGGCAGCACCAAGCGGCTGGCGGAGATGATCCTGCAAGCGCTGAGCCAGGAGTCCGCGCCGGTGCTGTTTGGCGACAAGTCGGGAGTCCATCAGGTCAACAAGACCCGCTTCACCATGGTGCGCTTCGGCAATGTGCTTGGTTCTTCCGGCTCGGTGATCCCGTTGTTCCGCGAGCAGATCAAGCGCGGCGGACCGGTGACAGTGACCCATCCGGGCATCACTCGTTACTTCATGACCATTCCCGAGGCGGCCCAACTGGTTATCCAGGCGGGCTCCATGGGGCGCGGCGGCGATGTGTTCGTGCTGGACATGGGGCAGCCGGTGAAGATTCTCGAACTGGCCGAGCGGATGATCCACCTCTCGGGCCTGAGCGTTCGCTCCGACCGCACGCCGCATGGCGATATTTCCATCGAGTTCAGTGGCCTGCGTCCGGGCGAGAAGCTGTACGAAGAGCTGCTCATCGGCGACAACGTCAGTGCCACCGAGCACCCGATGATCATGAAGGCCAATGAAGAGCTGATGCCCTGGGAGGGGTTCAAGCTGGTACTGGCCGACCTGCTGAAGGCGGTGGACCAGGGCAATTACGCACGGGTGCGCCAGCTGCTGCGCGAAACGGTCAGTGGCTATTGCCCGGAAGGCGAAATCGTCGACCTGATACACCAGCAGCGGCGGATGGAGCCCTGA
- a CDS encoding glycosyltransferase family 4 protein, whose protein sequence is MSMGILLVAVFVASWAMTAGVRRYALARSIMDVPNARSSHQIPTPRGGGVAIVLGFLGCLPLAGVLGAVDGRALLALLPAGAWIAAIGFIDDHRHIPARWRLLGHFVGAGWLLYWLGGLPALPTPLGTFDLGLVGDGLALVFLVWLLNLYNFMDGIDGIASLEAISVCIGGALCCWLAGAGQLMWLPLSLGMATAGFLVWNFPPARIFMGDAGSGFLGLMLGGLAVQAAMVSPQLIWGWLILMGVFVVDATFTLVHRLLRGERVYEAHRSHAYQRASRRYRSHLRVTLAVVAINLFWLMPLAALASLGKVSGLLALIVAYAPLVLVVAHLGAGRPDEQNVS, encoded by the coding sequence ATGAGCATGGGTATCCTCCTTGTTGCCGTATTCGTGGCGTCCTGGGCGATGACCGCCGGCGTGCGGCGGTATGCGCTGGCGCGAAGCATCATGGATGTTCCCAATGCCCGCAGCTCACACCAGATTCCCACGCCTCGCGGCGGCGGCGTCGCCATCGTGCTCGGATTCCTCGGCTGCCTGCCCCTGGCTGGCGTACTCGGCGCGGTGGATGGGCGTGCGTTGTTGGCTCTGCTGCCGGCCGGTGCCTGGATCGCTGCCATTGGCTTCATCGACGACCATCGTCATATTCCGGCGCGCTGGCGCCTGCTGGGACACTTTGTCGGCGCCGGCTGGTTGCTCTATTGGCTGGGCGGACTTCCGGCGTTGCCAACGCCTCTGGGCACCTTTGATCTGGGCCTGGTTGGCGATGGCCTTGCGCTGGTATTCCTCGTCTGGCTGCTGAACCTCTATAACTTCATGGATGGCATCGACGGCATCGCCAGCCTCGAGGCCATCAGCGTCTGCATCGGCGGGGCGCTCTGTTGCTGGCTGGCCGGCGCCGGCCAGTTGATGTGGCTTCCGTTGTCACTCGGCATGGCGACTGCGGGTTTTCTGGTGTGGAATTTCCCCCCGGCGCGCATTTTCATGGGCGACGCGGGTAGCGGCTTCCTCGGGCTGATGCTGGGCGGGCTGGCGGTGCAGGCGGCAATGGTCAGCCCGCAGTTGATCTGGGGCTGGTTGATCCTGATGGGGGTGTTCGTGGTGGATGCCACCTTCACCCTGGTGCATCGCTTGCTGCGGGGCGAGCGTGTCTACGAAGCGCACCGCAGCCATGCCTACCAGCGTGCCTCGCGGCGTTATCGGAGTCATTTGCGGGTCACGCTGGCAGTCGTCGCGATCAATCTGTTCTGGCTGATGCCGCTGGCTGCGTTGGCGAGTCTGGGGAAAGTTTCCGGTTTGTTGGCACTGATTGTGGCCTATGCTCCGTTGGTGCTTGTCGTAGCTCATCTGGGTGCGGGTCGTCCGGATGAACAGAATGTGAGCTGA
- a CDS encoding SDR family oxidoreductase, with protein sequence MKVLLTGATGFVGRGLLARLCQERGMQVRAAVRSADVALPETVDVVHIEGLSAAQSWSAALLGVDVVIHAAARVHVMEEQAADPLAAFRAVNVEATRSLALQAAASGVKRFVFVSSIKVNGEETAPGRPFTADDVPHPQDPYGQSKLEAEQALFAISEQTGLEVVVVRPPLVYGPGVKANFASLMGALRRRLPLPFASIDNRRSLVARDNLVDLLLHCTRHPAAAGQVFLVSDGEDLSTAQLCLGLSRALGVRPRLLAVPPWMLRLLGRITGRSQQVQRLLGSLQVDIAKTRGLLEWTPPVGVEQALRDTVGCSDREVHR encoded by the coding sequence TTGAAGGTTCTATTGACTGGCGCGACAGGTTTTGTCGGTCGAGGCTTGCTGGCGCGCTTGTGCCAGGAAAGGGGCATGCAGGTTCGAGCCGCCGTGCGCAGTGCAGACGTTGCACTGCCTGAGACGGTCGACGTCGTCCATATCGAGGGGCTGAGCGCAGCGCAGTCCTGGTCGGCTGCCCTGCTGGGCGTCGACGTGGTGATCCACGCCGCCGCGCGCGTGCATGTGATGGAAGAGCAGGCCGCCGATCCATTGGCCGCGTTCCGGGCGGTGAATGTCGAGGCTACGCGCAGCCTGGCATTGCAGGCCGCGGCGAGTGGGGTGAAGCGCTTCGTCTTCGTCAGTTCGATCAAGGTCAACGGCGAGGAAACCGCACCGGGCCGGCCATTCACCGCCGATGACGTTCCCCATCCCCAGGACCCTTACGGACAATCCAAGCTCGAAGCCGAACAGGCGCTGTTCGCCATCTCCGAACAGACCGGCCTCGAAGTGGTCGTGGTCCGTCCTCCGCTGGTCTACGGACCGGGCGTGAAGGCCAATTTCGCCAGTCTGATGGGCGCATTGAGACGTCGCCTGCCGCTGCCGTTCGCGTCCATCGACAATCGGCGCAGCCTGGTGGCTCGGGATAATCTCGTCGACCTGCTGCTGCACTGCACGCGACATCCGGCGGCGGCCGGGCAGGTGTTCCTGGTGAGCGATGGCGAGGACCTGTCGACCGCGCAGTTGTGCCTTGGCCTGAGCCGTGCGCTGGGCGTGCGTCCGCGCTTGCTGGCGGTACCGCCATGGATGTTGCGCCTGCTCGGGCGCATCACCGGTCGTAGCCAGCAGGTCCAGCGCTTGCTCGGCTCGCTGCAGGTGGACATCGCGAAAACCCGTGGCTTGCTGGAGTGGACGCCACCGGTGGGCGTCGAGCAGGCCCTGCGGGACACCGTCGGGTGCTCGGACCGGGAAGTGCATCGATGA